A genome region from Bacillaceae bacterium IKA-2 includes the following:
- a CDS encoding LacI family DNA-binding transcriptional regulator, whose product MATIKDIAERAGVSIATVSRVLNYDQSMSVGEETKKRIFEIAEALSYKTIKERVNQQKKHVLKFGLIHWYSEQQEIADPYYMAIRLGVEQECFNRNVELIKLFKQGESYQSDRLDGLDGIIAVGKFSESDVAVFNKASKNVVFVDSSPDVHKFDSVVIDFRTSMIEVLDYLISLGHKQIGYIGGVESVEAGILIKDIRELTFYEHLNTKGLINSEFIFTGRFTTEDGYNLMKYSISRENKPTAYFIASDSMAIGAIRALHEAGINVPNEISIVGFNDIATSKFLQPSLTTVKVYTEFMGETSVDLLVERIETNRSISKKVVLPTKLLKRESSKEID is encoded by the coding sequence ATGGCAACGATAAAAGATATAGCAGAAAGAGCTGGTGTTTCAATAGCAACAGTCTCGAGAGTATTAAACTATGACCAATCTATGTCTGTTGGTGAAGAAACAAAGAAACGTATTTTTGAAATTGCTGAAGCGCTCAGTTATAAAACAATTAAGGAACGTGTAAACCAGCAAAAGAAGCATGTATTGAAATTTGGTTTGATCCATTGGTATTCTGAACAACAGGAAATTGCTGATCCTTATTATATGGCAATTCGACTAGGTGTTGAACAAGAATGCTTTAATAGAAATGTCGAATTAATAAAATTATTTAAGCAGGGTGAATCATACCAATCTGACCGTCTCGATGGTTTAGATGGTATCATTGCTGTTGGCAAATTCTCCGAGAGTGATGTAGCTGTATTTAACAAAGCATCCAAAAATGTCGTTTTTGTAGATTCCTCACCAGATGTTCATAAGTTTGATTCAGTTGTCATTGATTTTCGGACATCAATGATTGAAGTTCTTGATTATTTAATTTCTTTAGGTCATAAACAAATTGGCTATATTGGTGGAGTAGAGTCGGTTGAAGCGGGAATATTGATTAAAGATATTCGGGAGTTAACGTTTTATGAGCACTTAAATACAAAAGGCTTAATCAATTCAGAATTTATTTTTACAGGTAGATTTACCACGGAAGATGGCTATAATTTAATGAAATATTCTATTTCCCGAGAAAATAAGCCAACAGCATATTTTATTGCTAGTGATTCAATGGCTATTGGTGCCATAAGAGCTCTCCACGAAGCTGGAATTAACGTACCTAATGAAATTTCTATTGTTGGATTTAATGATATTGCAACTTCAAAATTTCTGCAGCCTTCTTTAACGACTGTGAAAGTATATACCGAGTTCATGGGTGAAACATCTGTTGATCTCCTCGTAGAAAGAATTGAAACAAATCGATCAATCTCAAAAAAAGTTGTCCTTCCCACCAAACTTTTAAAGCGCGAGAGCAGTAAGGAAATCGATTAA
- a CDS encoding glycerol-3-phosphate responsive antiterminator: MDFNGQKILPAARNLKDLEEMIDSDYLYIVLLNSHIGQLKSLVQLAKSKGKKLLLHADLVQGLRNDEYAAQFLCQDIKPAGLISTRKNVVLTAKKHRLISMQRLFLLDSIALESSYKLLETTRPDFIEVLPGVMPHIIKEVFEKTGIPIVAGGLIRDRIEVENALKAGASAITTSRKELWRENI, translated from the coding sequence ATGGATTTTAATGGACAAAAGATCTTGCCAGCAGCTCGAAACTTAAAGGACCTTGAAGAAATGATTGATAGCGATTACCTGTATATTGTTTTATTGAACAGTCATATCGGGCAGTTAAAAAGCCTTGTTCAATTAGCAAAAAGTAAAGGAAAGAAGCTGTTACTTCATGCTGATTTAGTGCAAGGATTGCGAAATGATGAGTATGCAGCCCAATTTTTGTGTCAAGATATTAAACCAGCTGGATTAATTTCGACGCGAAAAAACGTCGTTCTAACTGCAAAAAAGCATAGACTTATCTCAATGCAACGGTTATTCTTGTTAGATTCAATTGCTCTAGAATCTAGTTATAAGCTATTGGAAACGACAAGACCAGATTTTATTGAAGTGTTACCTGGGGTCATGCCCCATATTATTAAAGAAGTCTTTGAAAAAACAGGAATACCAATTGTAGCAGGTGGACTAATTAGAGATCGAATCGAAGTAGAGAATGCCTTAAAAGCAGGGGCATCAGCAATAACGACTTCGAGGAAGGAGTTGTGGCGGGAAAATATTTAA
- a CDS encoding MIP/aquaporin family protein gives MSPFLGELIGTMILIIFGGGVVAGVVLKGSKSESSGWIVITMAWGLGVATAIYAVGSISGAHINPAVTVGLALIGEFSWALVPGYIAAQMIGAFIGATLVWLHYYPHWKVTDDQGAKLAVFSTGPAIRHTPANLFSEIFGTFILVLGILAIGANQFTEGLNPLIVGLLIVVIGLSLGGTTGYAINPARDLGPRIAHFLLPIAGKGNSDWKYSWIPVVGPIIGGGLGALFYAAAFEGIIYPALWIMLVAFAVVMIASIVANNKQSSSSKTKKDFAA, from the coding sequence ATGTCGCCATTTTTAGGAGAACTAATTGGAACAATGATTTTAATTATTTTTGGTGGTGGGGTTGTAGCTGGTGTTGTTTTGAAAGGGTCAAAATCAGAAAGTTCTGGATGGATCGTCATTACAATGGCTTGGGGGCTTGGTGTAGCAACAGCAATTTATGCAGTGGGAAGTATAAGTGGTGCTCACATTAATCCGGCAGTAACAGTAGGATTAGCATTAATAGGAGAGTTTTCATGGGCACTAGTTCCAGGTTACATCGCCGCACAAATGATTGGGGCATTTATTGGAGCAACTCTCGTGTGGTTACATTATTACCCGCATTGGAAAGTAACGGATGATCAAGGTGCAAAACTTGCAGTATTTTCAACAGGACCTGCAATCCGTCATACCCCAGCAAATCTTTTTAGTGAAATCTTCGGAACATTTATATTAGTACTTGGAATTTTAGCTATTGGAGCAAACCAATTTACAGAAGGTTTGAACCCACTAATTGTCGGCTTATTAATTGTCGTAATCGGTTTATCTTTAGGTGGAACAACTGGATATGCAATTAATCCAGCGCGTGACTTAGGGCCACGTATCGCACACTTTTTATTACCGATCGCCGGTAAGGGTAATTCAGATTGGAAGTATTCTTGGATACCAGTAGTTGGACCGATTATTGGCGGTGGGTTAGGAGCTCTATTTTATGCAGCTGCATTTGAAGGAATAATCTATCCGGCACTTTGGATAATGTTGGTAGCGTTTGCAGTAGTAATGATTGCATCTATCGTTGCTAATAATAAGCAATCCTCTAGTTCTAAAACAAAAAAAGACTTTGCGGCTTAG
- the glpK gene encoding glycerol kinase GlpK yields the protein MEKKYILSLDQGTTSSRAIVFNKAGEIVDSAQKEFNQIFPKPGWVEHNANEIWGSILAVIAEVLAKTEIKPSEIAGIGITNQRETTVVWEKATGHPIYNAIVWQSRQTMDICTELKEKGYNDIVRDKTGLLIDAYFSGTKLKWILDNVDGAREKADNGELLFGTIDTWLIWKLSGGKAHVTDYSNASRTLMYNIYDLAWDDELLEMLTVPKSMLPEVRPSSEIYANTVDYHFFGEAVPISGAAGDQQAALFGQACYEKGMAKNTYGTGCFMLMNTGEKAVKSNHGLLTTIAWGIDGKVEYALEGSIFVAGSAIQWLRDGLRMFNSASDSESYAARVDSTDGVYMVPAFVGLGTPYWDSEVRGAIFGLTRGTTKEHFVRATLESLAYQTKDVLTAMEADSGIKLKTLRVDGGAVANNFLMQFQSDILGVRVQRPIISETTALGAAYLAGLAVGFWSDQAEIAKQWKIDKTYEVNMETEVQKELYSGWKKAIEATTAFK from the coding sequence ATGGAGAAAAAATATATTTTATCACTAGACCAAGGTACAACAAGCTCAAGAGCAATTGTTTTTAACAAAGCTGGTGAAATCGTTGACTCAGCTCAAAAAGAATTCAATCAAATTTTTCCGAAGCCAGGTTGGGTCGAGCATAATGCTAATGAAATTTGGGGTTCAATTTTAGCGGTAATAGCAGAAGTTCTTGCGAAAACAGAGATCAAACCAAGTGAAATTGCAGGGATCGGTATTACAAATCAACGAGAAACAACAGTAGTTTGGGAAAAAGCTACCGGCCATCCAATTTATAATGCGATCGTTTGGCAATCACGTCAAACAATGGATATTTGTACGGAGTTAAAAGAGAAAGGCTACAATGATATTGTTCGTGACAAAACAGGACTTCTTATTGATGCTTATTTTTCTGGAACAAAATTAAAGTGGATTTTGGATAATGTTGATGGAGCGAGAGAAAAAGCCGATAACGGTGAACTATTGTTTGGAACGATTGATACGTGGTTAATCTGGAAATTATCAGGTGGAAAAGCTCATGTAACAGATTACTCTAATGCGTCACGGACGTTAATGTATAACATTTACGACTTAGCGTGGGATGATGAATTACTTGAAATGCTAACAGTGCCAAAGTCAATGTTACCAGAAGTACGACCTTCTTCTGAAATTTATGCGAATACAGTCGATTACCACTTTTTTGGAGAAGCGGTACCGATCTCTGGTGCAGCAGGAGACCAACAAGCAGCCCTTTTTGGTCAAGCGTGTTATGAAAAAGGAATGGCAAAGAATACTTACGGTACAGGTTGTTTCATGCTAATGAATACAGGTGAAAAAGCAGTAAAATCAAATCATGGTTTGTTGACAACGATAGCATGGGGAATTGATGGGAAAGTTGAGTATGCACTAGAGGGCAGTATTTTCGTAGCCGGATCTGCAATTCAATGGTTACGCGACGGTTTAAGAATGTTTAACTCGGCGTCAGACAGTGAAAGTTATGCTGCAAGAGTAGATTCTACTGATGGAGTTTACATGGTTCCGGCATTCGTTGGATTAGGAACACCATATTGGGATAGCGAAGTTCGCGGTGCGATATTTGGCCTAACTCGCGGTACGACAAAAGAGCATTTTGTCCGTGCGACATTAGAGTCTTTAGCGTATCAAACAAAGGATGTATTGACGGCAATGGAAGCAGATTCAGGTATTAAATTAAAAACTCTACGCGTTGATGGCGGTGCGGTTGCTAATAATTTCTTGATGCAATTCCAAAGTGATATTCTAGGAGTAAGAGTTCAACGACCTATTATTAGTGAGACAACAGCGCTTGGAGCAGCTTACTTAGCGGGTCTAGCAGTAGGTTTTTGGTCTGATCAGGCTGAAATCGCGAAACAATGGAAGATTGACAAGACATATGAAGTAAATATGGAAACAGAAGTTCAAAAAGAACTTTACAGTGGTTGGAAAAAAGCTATTGAGGCGACAACTGCATTTAAGTAA
- a CDS encoding glycerol-3-phosphate dehydrogenase/oxidase — protein MTKPFSSLERLSYLKAMSNEELDLLVIGGGITGAGIALDAQVRGIKTGLIEMQDFGAGTSSRSTKLVHGGLRYLKQFEVKLVAEVGKERAIVYENAPHVTTPEQMLLPMIEGGTFGKFATSVGLKVYDFLAGVKKNERRFMLNKQQTIEKEPLLRKDKLKGGGVYVEYKTDDARLTLETIKEAVRRGVFAVNYAKAEELIYENEKVVGVKVVDQLSGELFEIRAKKIVNAAGPWVDKIREKDNSKKGKFLHLTKGVHLVFDQSRFPLKQAVYFDTEHDGRMMFAIPRDGKAYVGTTDTYYDKDIAKPRMTVEDRDYIISAVNYMFPEVKLAVIDIESSWTGLRPLIHEEGKSASEISRKDEVFFSDSGLISIAGGKLTGYRKMAEKIVNIVGKDLGINKPCTTKNIKLSGGDVGGSQNLAEFLNEKTKDGVKFGLSVEESRKLAHLYGTNVTRVYEIIQTMGDEAKHYQLTPAIFGALVYGIEEEMAASPMDFFNRRTGAIFFNIDWVRQWKKPVLLYMKQRFNWTDEQLNFHRSKVEEEIEHATIPVDEVQQLSKNA, from the coding sequence ATGACAAAACCATTCTCAAGTCTAGAACGATTAAGTTATTTAAAGGCAATGAGTAACGAGGAGTTAGACCTATTAGTAATCGGGGGCGGAATTACCGGAGCAGGAATCGCTTTAGATGCACAAGTACGAGGCATTAAAACAGGATTAATTGAAATGCAGGATTTTGGTGCTGGGACGTCTAGTCGCTCGACGAAGTTAGTTCATGGTGGCTTACGATATTTAAAGCAATTTGAAGTTAAATTAGTAGCGGAAGTAGGGAAAGAGCGAGCAATCGTCTATGAAAACGCACCACACGTAACAACGCCTGAACAGATGCTTTTACCAATGATTGAAGGTGGGACGTTTGGAAAGTTTGCCACCTCAGTTGGGCTGAAAGTTTATGATTTTTTAGCAGGTGTAAAGAAAAACGAACGACGTTTCATGCTGAATAAGCAGCAAACAATCGAAAAAGAGCCATTGCTTCGTAAAGATAAGCTCAAGGGTGGCGGTGTCTACGTTGAATATAAGACAGATGATGCTAGATTGACGTTAGAAACTATTAAAGAAGCTGTTAGACGTGGAGTTTTTGCAGTAAACTATGCAAAAGCTGAAGAGTTAATTTATGAAAATGAAAAAGTAGTCGGAGTTAAAGTTGTCGATCAATTGTCGGGTGAATTGTTTGAGATTCGTGCAAAGAAAATCGTTAATGCCGCGGGTCCTTGGGTAGATAAGATTCGTGAAAAAGATAATTCAAAAAAAGGTAAATTCCTACATTTGACAAAAGGTGTCCACCTTGTTTTTGATCAATCTCGCTTCCCATTAAAACAGGCAGTTTATTTTGATACAGAACATGATGGTAGAATGATGTTTGCAATTCCACGTGACGGAAAAGCTTATGTTGGGACAACTGACACATATTATGATAAAGATATTGCCAAACCACGGATGACTGTTGAAGATCGTGATTATATTATTTCTGCAGTTAATTATATGTTTCCAGAAGTAAAGCTTGCTGTTATAGATATAGAATCAAGCTGGACAGGATTGCGACCACTTATCCATGAAGAAGGTAAAAGTGCATCTGAAATTTCAAGGAAAGACGAAGTTTTCTTCTCAGATTCTGGCCTAATATCGATTGCTGGCGGGAAATTAACCGGATACCGTAAAATGGCCGAAAAAATTGTTAATATAGTTGGCAAAGACCTTGGTATCAACAAACCATGTACAACGAAAAATATTAAGCTTTCTGGAGGAGATGTTGGTGGCTCTCAGAACTTAGCTGAATTCTTAAATGAAAAAACCAAGGATGGTGTAAAATTTGGGTTATCGGTTGAAGAATCTCGTAAACTAGCTCACTTATATGGTACGAATGTTACCCGCGTTTATGAAATTATCCAAACAATGGGTGATGAAGCCAAACACTATCAACTAACCCCGGCAATATTTGGGGCCCTCGTTTATGGGATTGAAGAAGAAATGGCAGCCTCACCAATGGATTTCTTTAACCGCCGTACCGGTGCGATCTTCTTTAATATTGATTGGGTTCGTCAATGGAAAAAACCAGTTCTTCTATATATGAAGCAACGATTTAACTGGACAGATGAACAATTAAACTTTCATAGAAGCAAAGTCGAAGAAGAAATTGAACATGCGACAATTCCCGTAGACGAAGTTCAGCAATTAAGTAAAAATGCTTAA
- a CDS encoding phospho-sugar mutase, with translation MEWKNEYELWMNDVNLDSELKKQLQQMSGNDQLIEESFYKNLEFGTGGMRGEIGPGTNRMNIYTIRKAAEGLAQYIIENGIAAIEKGVVIAYDNRFKSQEFALESALTLGKHGIKTYLFKNLRPTPELSFAVRYVQAFSGIVITASHNPPEYNGFKVYGEDGAQLTPDAAEVLVDKVNEIENELAIEIADKETLLSTDKLVMIEEEIDTAYVENLKTVIVNHDLVEKFGNDIKIVFTPLHGAATLPVQRSLDAVGFTNLHIVEEQAIPDPNFSTVASPNPEEHAAFEMAIQYGEKLNADVLIATDPDGDRVGVAVKDNNGDYIVLTGNQTGALMLEYLLSQKQSQGQLPKNGAVVKTIVTSELGRVIASAYDLTTIDTLTGFKFIGEKINEFEASGDHTFLFGYEESYGYLVKDFARDKDAIQAVILAAEVAAYYKSQNKTMYQGLIELFEKYGYFIEGLESITLKGKTGIEKMKEIINGFRENPPKEFAAIEVKFVEDYATQERFNLLTGEIEEILLPKSNVLKYILEDNSWLCVRPSGTEPKIKFYMGTTSDSLEKSENQLKELKSALMEKIQ, from the coding sequence ATGGAATGGAAAAACGAATATGAACTTTGGATGAATGACGTAAATTTAGATAGTGAACTTAAAAAGCAGTTACAACAAATGTCTGGAAATGATCAGCTAATAGAAGAAAGTTTTTATAAAAACTTAGAGTTCGGTACAGGTGGAATGAGGGGCGAAATTGGTCCTGGTACGAATCGGATGAATATTTATACAATTCGAAAGGCGGCTGAAGGACTAGCCCAATACATAATAGAAAATGGTATTGCGGCTATCGAAAAAGGTGTCGTAATTGCGTATGATAATCGATTTAAATCGCAAGAATTCGCTTTAGAGTCTGCGCTAACATTAGGAAAACACGGAATTAAGACGTACCTTTTTAAGAACCTACGTCCAACTCCAGAGTTATCTTTTGCAGTCCGTTATGTACAAGCCTTCTCTGGAATTGTAATTACAGCAAGCCATAACCCTCCAGAGTATAATGGGTTTAAAGTTTATGGTGAAGATGGAGCACAATTAACGCCAGATGCTGCGGAAGTTTTAGTAGATAAAGTAAACGAAATTGAGAATGAACTAGCGATTGAAATAGCCGATAAAGAAACACTCCTTTCCACTGATAAATTGGTCATGATTGAAGAAGAAATTGATACTGCTTATGTTGAAAACTTGAAAACAGTTATCGTAAATCATGATTTAGTCGAAAAATTCGGTAACGATATTAAAATTGTTTTCACACCTCTACATGGTGCAGCAACGTTGCCGGTACAACGGTCATTAGATGCGGTCGGTTTTACCAACCTTCATATTGTTGAAGAACAAGCTATTCCTGATCCTAATTTTTCAACAGTGGCCTCACCAAATCCAGAGGAGCATGCAGCATTTGAAATGGCGATTCAATATGGTGAAAAGCTAAACGCTGATGTTTTAATTGCCACAGATCCTGATGGTGACCGAGTCGGGGTAGCTGTTAAAGATAACAATGGTGACTATATCGTTCTTACAGGAAATCAAACCGGGGCTTTAATGTTGGAGTATTTATTGTCTCAAAAGCAAAGCCAGGGCCAATTACCCAAAAATGGTGCTGTCGTAAAAACAATTGTTACGTCTGAGCTTGGCAGAGTGATTGCGAGTGCGTATGACTTAACGACAATTGATACGCTTACTGGTTTTAAATTCATTGGCGAAAAAATTAACGAATTTGAGGCAAGTGGTGACCACACCTTCTTATTCGGTTATGAAGAAAGTTATGGTTACTTAGTAAAGGATTTTGCAAGAGATAAAGATGCTATTCAAGCAGTTATCCTAGCGGCCGAGGTAGCAGCTTATTATAAATCACAGAATAAAACAATGTATCAAGGCTTAATCGAACTTTTTGAAAAATACGGATATTTCATAGAAGGTCTCGAATCAATTACGTTAAAAGGTAAAACAGGTATTGAAAAAATGAAGGAGATTATTAATGGATTCAGGGAAAATCCACCAAAAGAATTTGCAGCAATAGAGGTAAAGTTTGTAGAAGACTACGCGACTCAAGAACGATTCAATCTATTAACTGGTGAAATAGAAGAAATTTTACTACCAAAATCAAATGTACTAAAATACATTCTTGAAGATAATTCATGGCTTTGTGTTCGTCCTTCAGGAACGGAACCTAAAATCAAGTTTTATATGGGAACAACAAGTGATTCATTAGAAAAAAGTGAAAACCAATTAAAAGAGCTTAAATCTGCGCTAATGGAAAAAATTCAATAA
- a CDS encoding FeoA family protein codes for MTLAQVKEGNKVIIKDLSKTNDLIKRRLLDLGIFEGTEVNVLSKMPFGGPIMIESNGNRIAIRKADMIKIEVE; via the coding sequence ATGACATTAGCCCAAGTGAAAGAAGGAAATAAAGTAATCATTAAAGACTTATCAAAAACCAATGACTTAATCAAAAGAAGATTATTGGACTTAGGAATTTTTGAAGGAACTGAAGTTAATGTACTTAGTAAAATGCCTTTTGGCGGACCAATTATGATTGAAAGTAATGGAAATAGAATTGCAATCCGAAAAGCAGATATGATAAAAATCGAAGTGGAGTAG
- the feoB gene encoding ferrous iron transport protein B: MKKVALIGNPNTGKTSLFNQLTTSYAYVGNWSGVTVEKKVGKLKNQQGELIDLPGLYTLNPLTEDEAVVTKYLLEDSSSTILNIVDASQLHRNLHLTIQLLELEKPLIIGLNMTDVAKYHGTTIDSKHLAEKLNVPIIPIVARTGKGCVELNQQVASNYQTLTHKTRLYYGSIIEKAVSIIEAQITAKTSLPKRWLVLQFFEGNKYIYNYLQTLISKNILDEIYEEVEQEVKTVEGVFLHHRIYRTRNDFIQSLLLKAEEKKPSQSRTLTEKIDRVVTNRFLGMPIFLLTMFLIFMFTFDWLGFPLSDLLDDFLSGPFSDWTIVFLDLIGASPFIEALIVDGIIAGVGGVVVFIPQIFIMYIFISFLEDSGYMTRVAFVMDRLMEKIGLNGKAFIPMIIGFGCNVPGVMAARTIEQPRERLLTIILMPLMSCSARLPVYALFAAAFFAKNQALIVFSLYLLGIVIALILAKVFSSTMLKNEPSFFIIELPPYRLPHLATLTRSVWDKGKGFLKKAGTIIFAGSVFIWLLTYFGPGGVDVAMDDSFLALIGGAMAPFLGPLGFGTWQAGAALLTGFMAKEVVVSTMNIMYYAPDVDTLQALMTTHYTALSAYSFMAFILLYIPCMATVATIKKETGSMKWTIISIAYALVLAYALSFLIYQIGSLLGY; this comes from the coding sequence ATGAAAAAAGTTGCCTTAATCGGAAATCCAAATACAGGTAAAACGTCGCTTTTTAATCAATTAACTACCTCTTATGCTTACGTGGGTAATTGGAGTGGTGTTACCGTCGAGAAAAAAGTAGGTAAACTAAAAAATCAACAAGGGGAGTTAATAGATCTCCCAGGACTTTACACATTAAATCCATTAACAGAAGATGAAGCGGTTGTAACTAAATATTTGTTAGAAGATTCATCTTCTACAATTTTAAATATCGTTGATGCCTCACAATTACATCGAAACCTTCACTTAACGATCCAATTATTAGAGCTTGAGAAACCATTAATTATTGGTTTAAACATGACAGATGTGGCCAAGTATCATGGTACAACGATTGACTCTAAACATTTAGCAGAAAAACTTAATGTACCAATTATACCAATCGTCGCTAGAACAGGAAAAGGGTGCGTCGAACTTAATCAACAAGTGGCAAGTAATTATCAAACGTTAACCCATAAAACAAGACTTTATTATGGCAGTATTATTGAAAAAGCAGTTTCCATAATTGAAGCACAGATAACGGCTAAGACATCCTTACCAAAAAGATGGCTGGTTCTGCAATTTTTTGAAGGAAATAAGTACATATATAATTATTTGCAGACGTTGATATCAAAAAATATTTTAGACGAAATTTATGAAGAGGTTGAACAGGAAGTCAAAACAGTGGAAGGTGTATTTTTACATCACCGTATCTATCGAACAAGAAACGATTTTATCCAGTCTTTATTATTAAAAGCAGAAGAAAAAAAACCAAGTCAATCTCGGACATTAACAGAAAAAATTGATCGAGTTGTCACAAACCGTTTCCTGGGGATGCCAATCTTTCTATTGACAATGTTTTTAATCTTTATGTTTACCTTTGACTGGTTAGGTTTCCCTTTATCGGACTTGTTGGATGATTTTTTATCAGGGCCTTTTTCTGATTGGACAATTGTCTTTTTAGATTTAATAGGTGCCTCACCGTTTATTGAAGCGCTAATTGTTGATGGAATTATTGCCGGTGTTGGTGGAGTTGTTGTTTTTATTCCACAAATTTTTATCATGTACATATTCATTTCTTTCCTAGAAGATTCTGGATATATGACGCGAGTTGCTTTTGTCATGGATCGCCTTATGGAGAAGATCGGCCTTAATGGTAAGGCATTTATTCCGATGATCATTGGCTTTGGGTGTAATGTACCTGGCGTGATGGCTGCTAGAACAATCGAGCAACCACGTGAGCGTCTCTTGACGATCATTTTAATGCCGCTCATGTCTTGCTCAGCTCGGCTCCCGGTTTATGCTCTTTTCGCGGCAGCTTTCTTTGCGAAAAATCAAGCTTTAATAGTGTTCTCATTATATTTATTAGGAATTGTTATTGCGCTTATTTTAGCGAAAGTGTTTTCTTCAACAATGTTAAAAAATGAGCCATCTTTCTTTATTATTGAACTTCCGCCATATCGATTACCGCACTTGGCAACTCTAACGAGAAGTGTTTGGGATAAAGGGAAAGGCTTCCTAAAAAAAGCTGGAACAATTATTTTTGCTGGCTCAGTTTTCATCTGGCTGTTAACCTATTTTGGCCCTGGTGGTGTCGATGTTGCGATGGATGATAGCTTCCTAGCTTTAATCGGTGGTGCTATGGCTCCGTTTTTGGGACCGCTAGGTTTTGGAACTTGGCAAGCAGGTGCAGCTCTTTTGACAGGTTTTATGGCAAAAGAAGTCGTTGTTTCAACAATGAATATTATGTATTACGCACCTGATGTAGATACATTGCAGGCACTAATGACTACCCATTATACAGCATTATCTGCCTATAGCTTTATGGCGTTTATCTTACTCTACATTCCTTGTATGGCTACAGTTGCGACAATTAAAAAAGAAACAGGGTCAATGAAATGGACAATCATTTCAATTGCTTATGCACTAGTCTTAGCTTACGCGTTGTCATTCTTGATTTACCAGATTGGTAGTTTACTAGGATACTAA
- a CDS encoding FeoB-associated Cys-rich membrane protein → MIVNIIIGAVIFSYAGWTLYRFIQKSKKGKCSGCSEEQKCSVDSCEDKK, encoded by the coding sequence ATGATTGTAAACATCATTATTGGGGCCGTTATTTTTTCTTATGCCGGTTGGACTCTTTATCGGTTTATTCAAAAATCGAAAAAAGGAAAATGTTCAGGTTGTAGTGAGGAACAAAAGTGTTCGGTGGACAGTTGTGAAGATAAAAAATAA